A region of the Vibrio tubiashii genome:
CTAGTTGTTCTTGGCTGCTTTCGATTGCTGCTGATTTCACTTTGTGCCAAGCAAGCTGCATGGCACTTTCGGCTTGCTCGGTCTCTAGTTGGGACAGGAAAGCGATCAGTTCAGTTGATGGCTGCTGACGATATAGCGATGACAGTAGTAGGTAGATATCTGCACGAATTGTTTGTTGTTGATTATCCATCGTACTCACACCTTAATAATTCAATTGTTTGGTTGGGTCTTCTGCCATGGACTCAAACATGTCCACCACTCGGCAGTCTTCACACATAGCAATGCGATTCAGAGCCGCTTCATCGGCAAAATGAGAGTGACCGCGTAACTTCTCTTGTAACATGTCAATCATCGACTGCGGTGCAAAAGGTTTGTGGCAGCGTACACACTCGGCTGCTTTTTCCTGATGGATGACTTGGGCTTGCTGGCGACTCTCTTTGTCCCAGTTCATACGAGGCGTCAGAGTCAAAACTTGCTCAGGACACGCTTTAGCACATAGCCCACATTGAATGCAGTCTTGCTCGACGAATTGAAGTGAAGGAGAAGATCCATCGGTGTGTAGTGCTCGGGTAGGACAAACGGCGACACAACTCATACACAAGGTACAATCTTTACTTTCACAGCTGACATTTCCGTAAGGCGCGCTTTCTGGCAGCTCTACAATGTTCTCAACAGGAATACGCGCTTGTGCGAGAGAATCTAGTGCGGTGAAAAGACGTTGACGTTTATTCCCTTGAAGATCGCCCAATGCCAAATCAAACGATTCGGTGCAAAGCGTTGGTGCCCCTTCTCTCAGAGATTCTAGATAAAGAATATCTACGGTCTCTTTCGTAATACCGAGCTGAGTCAGCAATTCTTGTGCAGTGGCCACTTCATTGTTGAGGACACGAAGAATGGTTTCTGGCATAAAACGACTGGCGGCAAAAAGAACTTGAGTTGCCCCATTTACTAATGCTGCAAACCACGAGTCAATCCCAACTGAAGGCAGTTCTTCTACAACAACAGGAACGACATTATCTGGCAGTGCTTTAAGCGCCATCACGTTGTACTGTTCATGGCGTGAGCTACAAATTAAAACAATAGGATCTTGCCCGCCCGCTTGCTCATAGTTTGCCAGTGTGCGTTCTATGAATTTCTGGGTTTCTTGCGGAGTAGGAAGCGCGTAACGAATCGCCTCTGTCGGACACGCGGTTGCACAAGTGCCCACGCCCTGACAAAGGTAAGGGTTAATTTCGATTCTATGCCCTGTTTTATCTGTACCTTCACTGGATAATGCACCTGCAGGACAAGCATCAACACATCGCTCGCACCCTTTCACGCCACGAGAGCTGTGCGCACATAAGTCTGTGTCTAAACGAAAGAACTTTGGTTTATCAAACGTGCCCATCAGAGTCGGGATCTCTTCCAGCGCCTCCGCGAGTTTTGGATAACCGCGCCCCACTGGGTAATAACCAGGGACTGGGACTTCTTCACTCATGCAGCTGCTAAGGCACAAGTCTAGAACGATATCGAAGCAATCATTGTTGATAGCAACCTGCGCAAGATTACTTTCAATTCCGTTGTTTTCGGTGACGACAGTAAACGTCCCTAGAAAACCCGAAACTTGAACTGAGCTAGCAAAATAGAGGTTGTTAGACTCACCTTTCTCACCGTCAGTTGAAAGCAAGGTGACACTCTTTAACTGCTCTAATTGAGCAGCGGCGCTCTCAATAATGGATGTAGGCCCTACGATGAGTGTGTTACCACCACTTTCATAGCTGACAGTTGGTGGAATAAGATTGGTTAGCTCAACGGTATTCTCAAACGCATAGCGTCGCGCCTTTCCGTTTGCCGATGTTGATTCTTGTAGTAGTTCTTTTAGCATTGCTCTGTTCCAGTAGAACGGAATATTCACTTAGGCGAGTAAAAGCAATTGCTGTACCAACTTTATATACCCTTTAAATCAATGCTTTATGGTAATTCGATGACCAATTACACAATAAAAAAACGGAGTGAGACAATTTGTCCCACTCCGTAAATTGATGATTTAGTCAAAATGTACCTATTCTTTGTGTGGTATATTTTGTCCCACTGTTTCCGTACTTTCTACCGATTGCGAAGAATCGCTCATCGTTTGTTCTTCAACTTCATCTTGATTAGCTAAGTCATCATCACTACTTATAAGCTGAGTATTATTGTCTACCTCTTCTTCATCAGATTGCATCCAATCGCGAAGCTTTTCAGCAACATCTGAAGAGAGGCTTTTTACCGCTTTATAGTCGTGGTCATAATCATTCAGGCCATCGACTTTACTAAACTGACCCGATAGGAACAGCTTTCTTAATGCGGCTTTTTTTACCGCAGATTCAGCTTCTGAAGCGAGAAGTGAAGCGATGTTCGTCTCAGGTTGCTCCGTAGCTTCAACCTCTTGGCTGCTTTGTTCTATAGCGGCTTCTGGTTCCCCTGCTATCTCTGACTCGGTTCTGACGACATCTTGATCGAGCTCGGCCAAAGGCTCATCCTGAGAAGCGCTTTCACCTTCGAACTTCTTTTTGGACCAACGATTAAAAAAACTAGTTGCCACTTGCTCTACCTGCCCCTTTACGTTTTTTGCGTCTTTGTTCGAGCAGCTCTCCGTGACGACCAATAAAGGCTTCCATCCACGCCTGAACAGGGAGAGGCATATCATTAGAGAGCACCAAGTAATCGCCATCCATATACTGACCTGCAACACTTTGTGACGCGGTTAGCGTAACGATGTTTGGCGTCTCATCAGAGTCGACATTGTCTAAAACCAAAAACAGTTTTGGCTGAGTTGAGCTTAGGTTAAATCGATAATCGGTGCGCTCATCTCGGTGTAATTGAAGCAAGGCAGCCGAGGTATTTGCTTGGTTTGGAGTAAGGTCGAATGAAGCTAATTGCCATTGCGTCGTCGTCCATAGGCCTGTGGCGAT
Encoded here:
- a CDS encoding 4Fe-4S dicluster domain-containing protein, which gives rise to MLKELLQESTSANGKARRYAFENTVELTNLIPPTVSYESGGNTLIVGPTSIIESAAAQLEQLKSVTLLSTDGEKGESNNLYFASSVQVSGFLGTFTVVTENNGIESNLAQVAINNDCFDIVLDLCLSSCMSEEVPVPGYYPVGRGYPKLAEALEEIPTLMGTFDKPKFFRLDTDLCAHSSRGVKGCERCVDACPAGALSSEGTDKTGHRIEINPYLCQGVGTCATACPTEAIRYALPTPQETQKFIERTLANYEQAGGQDPIVLICSSRHEQYNVMALKALPDNVVPVVVEELPSVGIDSWFAALVNGATQVLFAASRFMPETILRVLNNEVATAQELLTQLGITKETVDILYLESLREGAPTLCTESFDLALGDLQGNKRQRLFTALDSLAQARIPVENIVELPESAPYGNVSCESKDCTLCMSCVAVCPTRALHTDGSSPSLQFVEQDCIQCGLCAKACPEQVLTLTPRMNWDKESRQQAQVIHQEKAAECVRCHKPFAPQSMIDMLQEKLRGHSHFADEAALNRIAMCEDCRVVDMFESMAEDPTKQLNY
- a CDS encoding DUF3306 domain-containing protein — translated: MATSFFNRWSKKKFEGESASQDEPLAELDQDVVRTESEIAGEPEAAIEQSSQEVEATEQPETNIASLLASEAESAVKKAALRKLFLSGQFSKVDGLNDYDHDYKAVKSLSSDVAEKLRDWMQSDEEEVDNNTQLISSDDDLANQDEVEEQTMSDSSQSVESTETVGQNIPHKE
- a CDS encoding DUF3305 domain-containing protein, yielding MSKHQTVTEKVEKSEELWPIECQLVAHEIATGLWTTTQWQLASFDLTPNQANTSAALLQLHRDERTDYRFNLSSTQPKLFLVLDNVDSDETPNIVTLTASQSVAGQYMDGDYLVLSNDMPLPVQAWMEAFIGRHGELLEQRRKKRKGAGRASGN